Below is a window of Planctomycetes bacterium MalM25 DNA.
CTGCGGTTAATGTGTTGCCCCGGCTTGGCACCGGGGATCATCGCAGCGGCTTCGCTCAGGGTAAGGAGTCGCTCGTCGATCAGGGACATCAGAGATAGGTGGGTAGACGGTGTGCCAATACCCGAGCTACCCGCCAAAGCGAGAAGGCCCGAGTCGTTGACACCACCGCCGACCGACAGGAATCATCTGTCCGCTTGCCGACGCCCGTGCGTGTACGGGTTCGCGTTGCACGAAGTGCTCACCGAGAGGACCTATGCGTCTCGGCTGGGGCTATGCCCCTGAGCTACCTTCACCCGCTGGATGATGACGCGGGCAACATTGCCCACGCAGATGCAACGATAACGCTCGCTCTCCATCCGTCCAGAGGTTTGCGTTTCGGAACCGTTGCTGGAACAGTGGGCCGGGAGAAGCTTCGGCTCAGATTCGCCACCTGTTGGGCGATCTCAGGGAGAACGCCCAGCCGAACTTTTTCTGATTTCTTTTTTGGAGCCAGATCAATACGTTGCTCTTGGTCTCATTCACGACGCTGTTGCTCGTCCAGAACCGTCCAGAATTGCCAATCGGCGAGAGCGTTTTCCAGCGGCTGGAGGCACCCCACTGCCAAGTGAAGAAACACTTGATGCGTCACGGCCTTTTCGCGATAACTCCTTCGTGCGAGCCATCTTGCACACCAGAAGTTTGCGAGCTTAGCAATCGCTTGACATGCAAGAGGTCACAGATTCGAGTTCTGTCGTGCCCACTCGACATAATCCCTTCTGCTACAACGGTTTCTAAATCGCAGCGACGCTTGGATGCGGCCCCGGTGCTATCACTCGATAGGCCCGGTAGGGGGCTCTTTGTCCGCCTCCTCGGGACGGACCGGCTCCTCGAACAGCATCCGGTGAGCGGGGGTTTCGACGTCGTCGAACTGGCCGTCGCGGGTCGCCCAGATGAACGCCCCCACGGCGATCGCCGCCAGCAAGAGGGCGACCGGAGCCATGACGAAGACGACCGACATCGTTACCCGCCCCGGGGCTTAGCGGCTGCGCGTGCCGCGACGCGCTGAGGGGCGCTGAAGCCGACCGCCGACGCCAGCACCGTGAGCGAGCTTAACGGCATCAGCAGCGCCGCGGCGAGTGGGGTGATCCAGCCGGCCGCCGCGAAGCCGACCGCCAGCGTGTTGTAGGCCAACGAGATCACGAGGTTCCGCCGGGTGGTCCGCATCGTGCGACGGCCGAGTTCGACCAGCTCGACCAGCTTGCCGAGCCCCGGCTCGGTGAGGTAGACGTCGGCCGCCGCCAGCGAGGCCTCGGCGCCCCCGTGCACCGCGACGCCCACGTCCGCGGCGGCGAGCGCGGCGGCGTCGTTCACGCCATCGCCGACCATCATGACGGTCGGATGCGATTCACCCGCCGTGGCGGTTTGTACGCGTGCGAGCTTCTCTTCGGGCGTGACGAGGGCGTGCGCCGCGTCGTCCGGCAGGCCGACCTCCGAAGCCACAGCGGCGACCGGCTCGGGGGCGTCGCCCGAGAGGATCTCCGCCCGCCAGCCGTTCTGTCGGAGGTGCTTGACCCCATCGCTCGCGTCGTCTTGCAGCGTGTCGCTCAGCCAGACGACCGCCTCGACGAGTCCCTTGAGAGCGACAACCACCACCGTGTGCTGCGCGGATCGGCCCGCTTGGATCGACTCCGACATCTCCTTAGGCAGCCGGACTCGCTGCTCTTCCGCGAAGCGAGGCGAGCCGACGAGCAGCTCGCCGACTGGGGTGTGAGCCGTAACGCCATACCCATGAAGCTCAACGCGTTCGCGTAGATCGTTCGCGTCGGACGGCTCGCAGAGCCCCGCCAAGGCGGCGCCGATCGGGTGGGGCGACTCGCCCTCAAGGGCCGCGACCCAAGGCTTCAGCGTCTCGTCGCCTCGCCACGCGACGACGCGCATCTCGCCGCTGGTAAGCGTGCCCGTCTTGTCGAGGAAAAGGCGCCCGGGCGTTTCGCGATCGACGCGGGCGAGCCGCTCCAGCACGCTCGCGCTCTTGATGAGCATCCCCCGTTTGGAGCCGCGCCCGATGGCGATCGCCATCGTGAGCGGCGTCGCGAGGCCGAGCGCACAGGGGCAGGCGACGATCAGCAGCGCGACGGTCGAGTCGATCGCCGCGGCGAAGCCGGACGTCGCCGCCCACGCGGTGAAGTTGATCGCCGCCAGTGTGACCACCCCGGCGACGAACCAACCGGCGACCCGGTCGGCGAACAGCACAACGGGCGGCTTCTCGGCCAGGCCCTCCTCGACCAGCCGCAGCAGCTTGCCGAGCCGCGTCGCCTCGCCGACGGCGCCCACGCTCACGCGGAGCGTGCCCGACACGTTCTGGGCGCCGGCGCAGACCGCGTCGCCCGGCTCCACTGGGACCGGACGTGACTCGCCGGTCAGGAGCGATTGATCGATCGTTGATTGGCCGGTCGTCACCTCGCCGTCGGCCGGGAGCAACTCGCCGGGCCGGACCTCGACCAGGTCGCCCGCTTCGAGGGCGTCGACCGCCTCGTCGGCGAACCGGTCGCCGCGGACCACTCGGCAGCTGTCGGGCGTCATCGCGAGGAGGAGCCCGATCGCCTCTTCGGCCCAGCGTTGCTGGCGTGACTGCAAGAAGCGTCCCACTAACAGCAGGAAGACCAGGACGCTCAGCGAGTCGAAGTAGACTTCGCCCCTGTTGAGCAGCACGTTCGCCGTGCCGGCGAGGGCGCCGACCGCCAGCGCGAGCACGATCGGCTGATCGAGGTTCGCCGTCCGCGCTCGGCAGGCCGCCCAAGCGCCGCGGAAGAAGGTCGTCCCGGGCCACGCGAGCGACAACCAGCCGATCGCCATCGAGAGCCAACGGAAGAGCCGCTCGAAATGGGGCTCGATGCCGTCGAACACGCCCGCGTAGAGGGCGACCGCGATCAGCATGTTGTTGCCGGCCAGCGCGCCGGCGATCGCCAGGTTGATCAGTCGCTTGCGATCGGCCCGGTCATGGGCTTCTCGGGCGGAGGCGTCGCGCGCCGGGTGGGGGGCGTAGCCGAGCCGGTCGAGCGCCGTCGCCACGGCGGAGAGCGCCGTTGTGTCGGGGTCCCAAACGACCCGCGCCCGCGACACGCCGAGCGACAGCCGCGCATCAACCACGCCCGGCACGATCTGCGGCAGCCGCTCGACGAGCCACACGCACGCCGCGCAATGCACCCCTTCGAGGCGGAGGTCAATCGTGCGGTAGCCGCCGCCGGTCGTGGCGACGTGCCGCTCTTGGAAGACTTCCGAATCGAACGACGCGTACTGCTTACCCACGCCGCGCGAGGCGTGACGATCCTCGGCGAGGCGGTCGCGGTACGCGTAGTACGCGTCGAGGCCGCAGCCGTGGATCGTCTCGTAGGCGACCTCGCAACCGCCGCAACAGAACGGATGCTCGGCCGCCGCGTCTTGCAAAGCGGCGGGCACGGTGAGGCCACAGTGGTCGCACAGCACGGCGGTTTCGGCCGGCTTGTCGAGCGTGCCGGCGCTCATGGCGGCGCCTCCGCTGCGGCGCGGCAGCAGGGGGGCAGCTCGTTCGGGTCGGGCGTGGCGGCGCCGGAGGCTTCGGCCTCGAGGGCGACCTGCTGGGCGAGCGTCTCCGCGGAGAGGGTCAGCCGTCCCGAGAGGGTGAACAGCCCGACGGCGATCAGCGCGACCGCGGTCGCCATCGGCAATCGCTGCCCGAGCACGCCGGCGAGCGTCCGCACCCCGACCCCCAGCGAGAGCATCACGGGCAGCGTGCCGAGCCAGAAGAAGGCCATCACCGCCGCGCCCCCCAGGGCGCTTCCCGATCCGGCCGCCGTGACGACGAATGCGTAGAGCCAGCCGCAGGGGAGCAGCGTTGTGAGCAACCCGATGATCAGCGCGCGGGGCAGCGGACTCCGCTTCGCCGCGAAACGCTGGCCCCGCTGCACGAGGCGCGTCCACGCCGCGGGCGGGCGCCAGTGGCCGAAGCGGGCGAGGCCGATCTTCCAATCGCCCAGGCGGGCCAGCTCGGACAAGCCGTAGAGGACCATCACCCCGCCGGCGAGCGCCAGGGCAATCGGCTGCAAGCCGACCAGGGTCGAAGCGAGGTCGAGCAGCGCCCCCGCGGCGCCGGCCGCCGCGCCGACAAGTGTGTAAGTGACCAAGCGTCCGCCGTGGTAGGCGGCGTGTAACATCGCCGCCTCGCGTTTTGATCGCCCGCCGCTCACGGCGACACCACAGAACGGCCCGCACATGCCGGCGCAGTGCATCGAGCCGAGCAGGCTCGCCGACAGGACGGCCAACAGCATGCCGGTCATGGGCGGGCCCCCTTGGCGGCGGCGACCCACTGGTCGGTCTCGACACGGAACCGCTCGTCGCCACGGGTGGCGACGGCCGCCAGCCTCCAGAGGCCCACGCGGTTCATGGAGAGGGTGGTTGCGTACTCGCCGGGCGTCGAGGCGTTCGGTACGCGATCGACTTCGATCGGTTGTTGAGGACGACTGTGGTGATAGAGCGTCACGTCCAGGTCGGCGCCGTTCAAGGGCACGCCGTCCGCGTCGGTCAGGTTGAAACGGACCAAGCGGTCGCCGTTCACCTCGGTCTGGTCGGTGGGCGTCATTGTGAGGGTCCACCCGAGACGGTCGCTGGCGGCCCGCTCGGCTTGTAGCGTGTCCCACTTCAACGCCGCTTCGTAGCCGCTCGGCGCCGTGGTGGCGGCGGGGATCCAGGTCGAGGAGAGTAGCAGCGAGCCGGTGATCAGCACGACGTGCCCCAGCAGCAAGACCACGACCAGCGCGGGCCAGAAGAAGCGGCTCGCGGGGAGCGGGGCGGCTTCGGTCATGGCTTGGCTCCTCCGGCGCCGGGGGGCCGCGCGGGGCCGAACAGCGTGTAGCTCCGCTCGATCGTCTCGCCCGTGCTGTCGATGAAGCGGAGTGTCGCCTCGACGCGACCGCTCCCTTCGATGAATTCCTCGGGCGGTGCGATCAGGTGCAGCGGCTCGGTGACCGACTCGCCGGCGGCGATCGTTAGCTCCACGTCGCTCTCGAAACGCAGCGACATGGGTTCGACCGGTTCGATCCGGTAGACGCGTTCTTCTTCGGAGCGGTTCACGAGCTTCGCGCGGACGAGGTTCTCGATGGCGCCCGTTTCGGTAACCGCGTACGGCCGTCCAAGCCCGCGGAGCAGCGTGACGTCGAAGGCTTGGCGCCCGCTGAGCAGGACAATGAACAGGACGGCCAGCAGCGCGATCACCCCCGAGTAAGCGACCAACCGTGGCCGGACGAGGCGGTTGGGCTCGCCGTCGAGACCCGCTTGCGAGCTGTAGCGGATTAGCCCCTCCGGCTTGCCGACGCGTTGCATGACGGTGTTGCACGCGTCGATGCACTGGGTGCAATTGACGCACTCGAGTTGCAGCCCGTCACGGATATCGATGCCGGTCGGGCAAACCTCGACGCACAGGTGGCAATCGACGCAGTCGCCCAGGCCCTTCGCCTCGCGGTCGCGCCCCCGACCGCGCGGCTCGCCACGGTTCGGGTCGTAGCCGACGATCAGGCTCGAGCGGTCGAGCATCACCGATTGGAAACGCCCGTAGGGGCAGCCGATGATGCACAGTTGCTCGCGCCAGTAGCAGAAGTCGAACAGCATCAGCCCCGTGACGAACGCGACCAGGGCGAACGCGCCCGGGTGCTTCCAGGGGGGCTGGGTCCAGATCCACTCATTCAGCGCGTCGACGCCCACGAAGTAGGCGAGGAACGTGTTCGCGAGGTGCCAGCAGATGAGCAGGAACGTGACGTACATCGCCACGATCCTCCAGCCGGCGACCTCTTTCTTCGGCTTGCCCCCCTTGCCGGTTGTGCCGGTGAAGAGCCGCTCGATCGGCCGGAAGACGAATTCCAGGTAGATCGTCTGCGGGCACGCCCAGCCGCACCAGACCCGGCCCAGGACGGCCGTTGCGAAGAAGATGCCGAGGAAGACCATCAGGCCGAAGACCGCGAGCAGCTCCAGGTCGGTCGGGCGGAATTCGAAGCCGAACAGCGCGAATCGGCTGTTCCAAATGTCGAGCTGGATGGCCGGGCGCCCGCCGATCTTGATGAACGGCAGCAGCGTGTAGACGGCGACGAGGGCATAGGCGACGATCCGCCGGCGGCGCCAGAGCGGGCCTCGGGAGAGCCGCGGGTGGAGCCAACGCCGGCTGCCGTCGCTCTCGAGCGTCGAGAGCACGCGCCCTTCGGCTTGCAGCACCGGCAGTTCATTCGGCTCGGACATCGGTCTAACGCTTCAGCGGCGTGGCGGCGCTCGCCTGTTGGTTGGGATCGGGCTTCGCGTCCTCCGCCGGGCCTTCCACGTTGGCGGGCGGCTCGGGCCACGGATCGATCGGCTTCCCCTTGTCGCCGGCGTACTTGCTTTCGGCGTTCTTACCGCGGAGAGACGCCACGTACGACGAGACCAGCACCACCTCGTTCGGGTGCAAGCGGTTGACCCAGGAGGGCATCGCGCCGTTCTTGGCGCCCTCGCGCACGACCTTGGCGATGTCGGCTACGCCCTTCACGTGGAGGTAGAGATCGTCGGTCAGGTTCGGGCCGCTGATCCCCCCGCCGTCAGCCCCGTGGCAAGAGACGCAATTCGTGATGAATGTCGCCTCGCCCACTTTGAGCCAGTCGGGTTCGTTCATGTACTTGAGGATCGTCGGCTCGTCGCCTACCAGGTCCCCGATCTCGCCAAACTGCAGGACCATGTTCGCCGCCAGATCGGCCTGGTACTGCTCTTCGATCGTGCGTCCCTGACGCGGGGCGTGGAACCAGACCATGTAGACCGGCGCGAACAGGATGGTCGCGACGAACAGCAGGTCCCACCACAGGGGCGTCGGGTTATCGAACTCCTGGATGCCGTCGTAGCTGTGGGTCGTCGGCTGCTCTTCGGCGGGGGTGGGTTGTTCGGCCATAGCGTTTGACGGGTCGAGTGGGCGGCGGGGCCGCGTTCGGGTTGGCTAGGATTACTCGTTGATCGTGATTGGGGTGACCGCTTGGGAGTTCTGGCAGTCACAGTTCTCGCACTTGCCGCAACCGTTCGAGGCCTTGGTGGTTTCACCGCCGATCGCGATGACCGGAAGCCTCGCGCCGTCTTCCAACGGCAAGGACGACCAACCGACCACCTGCCGACGCCCCCGGGTCATAGCCCAGAGCGCGACGCCCACGAAGACCGCTACGAAGATCATCAGCCCCAGCACCGCC
It encodes the following:
- a CDS encoding Ubp3 associated protein Bre5, encoding MSEPNELPVLQAEGRVLSTLESDGSRRWLHPRLSRGPLWRRRRIVAYALVAVYTLLPFIKIGGRPAIQLDIWNSRFALFGFEFRPTDLELLAVFGLMVFLGIFFATAVLGRVWCGWACPQTIYLEFVFRPIERLFTGTTGKGGKPKKEVAGWRIVAMYVTFLLICWHLANTFLAYFVGVDALNEWIWTQPPWKHPGAFALVAFVTGLMLFDFCYWREQLCIIGCPYGRFQSVMLDRSSLIVGYDPNRGEPRGRGRDREAKGLGDCVDCHLCVEVCPTGIDIRDGLQLECVNCTQCIDACNTVMQRVGKPEGLIRYSSQAGLDGEPNRLVRPRLVAYSGVIALLAVLFIVLLSGRQAFDVTLLRGLGRPYAVTETGAIENLVRAKLVNRSEEERVYRIEPVEPMSLRFESDVELTIAAGESVTEPLHLIAPPEEFIEGSGRVEATLRFIDSTGETIERSYTLFGPARPPGAGGAKP
- the copA gene encoding Copper-exporting P-type ATPase A yields the protein MSAGTLDKPAETAVLCDHCGLTVPAALQDAAAEHPFCCGGCEVAYETIHGCGLDAYYAYRDRLAEDRHASRGVGKQYASFDSEVFQERHVATTGGGYRTIDLRLEGVHCAACVWLVERLPQIVPGVVDARLSLGVSRARVVWDPDTTALSAVATALDRLGYAPHPARDASAREAHDRADRKRLINLAIAGALAGNNMLIAVALYAGVFDGIEPHFERLFRWLSMAIGWLSLAWPGTTFFRGAWAACRARTANLDQPIVLALAVGALAGTANVLLNRGEVYFDSLSVLVFLLLVGRFLQSRQQRWAEEAIGLLLAMTPDSCRVVRGDRFADEAVDALEAGDLVEVRPGELLPADGEVTTGQSTIDQSLLTGESRPVPVEPGDAVCAGAQNVSGTLRVSVGAVGEATRLGKLLRLVEEGLAEKPPVVLFADRVAGWFVAGVVTLAAINFTAWAATSGFAAAIDSTVALLIVACPCALGLATPLTMAIAIGRGSKRGMLIKSASVLERLARVDRETPGRLFLDKTGTLTSGEMRVVAWRGDETLKPWVAALEGESPHPIGAALAGLCEPSDANDLRERVELHGYGVTAHTPVGELLVGSPRFAEEQRVRLPKEMSESIQAGRSAQHTVVVVALKGLVEAVVWLSDTLQDDASDGVKHLRQNGWRAEILSGDAPEPVAAVASEVGLPDDAAHALVTPEEKLARVQTATAGESHPTVMMVGDGVNDAAALAAADVGVAVHGGAEASLAAADVYLTEPGLGKLVELVELGRRTMRTTRRNLVISLAYNTLAVGFAAAGWITPLAAALLMPLSSLTVLASAVGFSAPQRVAARAAAKPRGG
- a CDS encoding Cytochrome oxidase maturation protein cbb3-type — its product is MSVVFVMAPVALLLAAIAVGAFIWATRDGQFDDVETPAHRMLFEEPVRPEEADKEPPTGPIE
- a CDS encoding FixH; the protein is MTEAAPLPASRFFWPALVVVLLLGHVVLITGSLLLSSTWIPAATTAPSGYEAALKWDTLQAERAASDRLGWTLTMTPTDQTEVNGDRLVRFNLTDADGVPLNGADLDVTLYHHSRPQQPIEVDRVPNASTPGEYATTLSMNRVGLWRLAAVATRGDERFRVETDQWVAAAKGARP
- the ccoP2 gene encoding Cbb3-type cytochrome c oxidase subunit CcoP2; this encodes MAEQPTPAEEQPTTHSYDGIQEFDNPTPLWWDLLFVATILFAPVYMVWFHAPRQGRTIEEQYQADLAANMVLQFGEIGDLVGDEPTILKYMNEPDWLKVGEATFITNCVSCHGADGGGISGPNLTDDLYLHVKGVADIAKVVREGAKNGAMPSWVNRLHPNEVVLVSSYVASLRGKNAESKYAGDKGKPIDPWPEPPANVEGPAEDAKPDPNQQASAATPLKR